In one Musa acuminata AAA Group cultivar baxijiao chromosome BXJ2-5, Cavendish_Baxijiao_AAA, whole genome shotgun sequence genomic region, the following are encoded:
- the LOC135613163 gene encoding auxin transporter-like protein 1, with the protein MPQQNQAEEAAIAASGITTFNNETEQGGGKADDDETASVFSMKSLLWHGGSAWDAWFSCASNQVAQVLLTLPYSFSQLGMLSGVILQLFYGFLGSWTAYLISVLYIEYRTRKEKENVSFKNHVIQWYEVLDGLLGPYWKAAGLAFNCTFLLFGSVIQLIACASNIYYINDRLDKRTWTYIFGACCATTVFIPSFHNYRIWSFLGLGMTTYTAWYLTIAAAVHGQVEGVVHSGPTKLVLYFTGATNILYTFGGHAVTVEIMHAMWKPQKFKYIYLLATLYVFTLTLPSAAAMYWAFGDQLLTHSNAFSLLPKSRWRDAAVILMLIHQFITFGFASTPLYFVWEKVIGMHDTRSICLRALARLPVVIPIWFLAIIFPFFGPINSAVGALLVSFTVYIIPALAHMLTYRTPSARQNAAEKPPLVLPSWTAMYVVNAFVVGWVLVVGFGLGGWASITNFVRQIDTFGLFAKCYQCPKPQPAPALAPQQQRH; encoded by the exons ATGCCGCAACAGAATCAAGCAGAAGAAGCTGCCATCGCGGCGAGCGGCATTACTACCTTCAACAACGAGACAGAGCAGGGCGGCGGCAAGGCGGATGACGATGAGACGGCCTCGGTGTTCAGCATGAAGAGCCTCCTCTGGCACGGCGGCTCCGCCTGGGACGCCTGGTTCAGCTGCGCCTCCAATCAA GTGGCGCAGGTGCTGTTGACGCTGCCGTACTCCTTCTCGCAGCTGGGGATGCTGTCCGGCGTGATCCTTCAGCTGTTCTACGGCTTCCTCGGAAGTTGGACTGCCTACCTCATCAGCGTACTGTACATCGAGTACCGCACCCGAAAGGAGAAGGAAAACGTCAGCTTCAAGAACCACGTTATCCAG TGGTACGAGGTGCTTGATGGGTTGCTGGGGCCGTACTGGAAGGCCGCCGGCCTTGCCTTCAACTGTACCTTCCTTCTCTTCGGCTCCGTCATTCAGCTCATCGCCTGCGCCAG CAACATATACTACATCAACGATCGGCTGGACAAGAGGACATGGACGTACATATTCGGCGCCTGCTGCGCCACCACGGTGTTCATACCCTCGTTCCACAACTACAGGATATGGTCCTTCCTCGGCCTCGGCATGACCACCTACACCGCCTGGTACCTCACCATAGCCGCCGCCGTCCACGGCCAG GTGGAAGGCGTGGTGCACTCCGGTCCAACAAAGCTCGTGCTTTACTTCACCGGCGCCACCAACATACTCTATACCTTCGGCGGGCATGCCGTCACCGT GGAGATCATGCATGCCATGTGGAAACCACAAAAGTTCAAGTACATCTATCTGCTGGCCACGCTGTACGTCTTCACGCTGACGTTGCCGTCGGCGGCCGCCATGTACTGGGCCTTCGGCGACCAGCTTCTGACTCACTCCAACGCCTTCTCGTTGCTGCCCAAGTCGCGGTGGAGGGACGCCGCCGTCATCCTCATGCTGATCCACCAGTTCATCACCTTCGGCTTCGCCAGCACCCCGCTCTACTTCGTGTGGGAGAAGGTGATCGGAATGCACGACACCAGGAGCATTTGCCTGCGCGCCCTCGCCCGTCTCCCGGTGGTCATCCCCATCTGGTTCCTGGCCATCATCTTCCCTTTCTTCGGGCCCATCAACTCCGCGGTGGGGGCTCTCCTCGTCAGCTTCACCGTCTACATTATTCCGGCCCTGGCTCATATGCTCACCTACCGAACACCATCCGCACGACAG AATGCCGCAGAGAAGCCGCCCCTCGTCCTACCAAGCTGGACGGCGATGTACGTGGTGAACGCCTTCGTGGTGGGGTGGGTGCTCGTGGTGGGCTTCGGCCTCGGCGGCTGGGCCAGCATCACCAACTTCGTCAGGCAGATCGACACTTTCGGTCTCTTCGCCAAGTGCTACCAGTGCCCCAAGCCCCAGCCGGCCCCTGCGCTCGCACCACAGCAGCAGCGCCATTAG
- the LOC135613165 gene encoding (S)-8-oxocitronellyl enol synthase CYC2-like, whose translation MMMSSTAAAAAIGGGGIHGDGSAANVALVAGATGLVGRELVTALLLSACSREWKLVYGVARCPPETDDDGDRHGDRYRFVACNMLDRDETMAKLGPLGDRVTHVFWVTWASQFPLNSQECCDQNRAMISNALDALLLPSCGGAFRHFALQTGTKHYTPLEAGGSGSGCFDEDSPRAVGGDVRNFYYVQEDLLEERLRGRRISWSVHRPGLLLGASRRSHFNLVGSLCVYASICRHLGLPFLFYGNRLCWEEPSLDASDARLVAQQHIWWATSSPEGRQGEAFNAINGTAFTWKEVWPLLAAKFGMLPPAVAGTGTSGGDVDAMLEDLVSERATYVEVMGDKGGAWEEIVEKEGLRSTRMEDLANWGFLDALFGLPFKILASNAKARRLGFTAIYRTPESLLYWVDRMREDRLIPSW comes from the coding sequence atgatgatgtcgtcgacagcagcagcggcggcgattGGAGGCGGAGGCATCCATGGCGACGGGAGTGCGGCGAATGTGGCGCTGGTTGCGGGTGCAACCGGTCTGGTGGGCCGGGAGCTGGTGACCGCCCTCCTCCTCTCCGCCTGTTCTCGCGAATGGAAGTTGGTCTACGGTGTCGCTCGCTGTCCCCCGGAGACCGATGACGATGGTGATCGGCACGGCGACAGGTACCGCTTCGTGGCGTGCAATATGCTGGACCGCGATGAGACGATGGCGAAGCTGGGGCCACTGGGGGACCGCGTCACGCACGTCTTCTGGGTGACATGGGCGAGCCAGTTCCCGCTGAACTCCCAGGAATGCTGCGACCAGAACCGCGCGATGATCTCCAACGCCCTCGACGCCCTCCTCCTCCCCTCATGCGGTGGCGCCTTCAGGCACTTTGCCCTACAGACCGGCACCAAGCACTACACACCCCTCGAGGCGGGCGGCAGCGGTTCCGGCTGCTTCGATGAGGATAGCCCCCGGGCGGTTGGCGGAGACGTGCGCAACTTTTATTACGTGCAGGAGGACCTGCTCGAGGAGAGGCTGCGGGGGCGTCGGATAAGCTGGTCGGTGCACCGCCCAGGGCTGTTGCTGGGCGCATCTCGGAGGTCCCATTTCAACCTGGTGGGGAGCCTGTGCGTGTACGCCAGCATCTGCCGGCACCTGGGCCTCCCGTTCCTCTTCTACGGCAACAGGCTCTGCTGGGAGGAGCCGTCCCTGGACGCCTCCGACGCCAGGCTCGTCGCCCAGCAGCACATTTGGTGGGCCACCTCCTCACCAGAAGGTCGCCAAGGCGAGGCCTTCAACGCGATCAACGGCACCGCTTTCACTTGGAAGGAGGTCTGGCCGTTGCTGGCCGCCAAGTTCGGGATGCTGCCGCCTGCTGTAGCGGGCACAGGCACCAGCGGCGGCGACGTGGACGCAATGTTGGAAGACCTGGTGTCGGAGAGAGCGACGTACGTGGAAGTGATGGGAGACAAGGGCGGCGCTTGGGAGGAGATCGTGGAGAAGGAAGGCTTGCGATCCACAAGGATGGAGGATCTCGCCAACTGGGGTTTCCTGGACGCCCTGTTCGGCTTACCTTTTAAGATACTGGCCAGCAACGCCAAGGCCCGTCGCCTGGGTTTCACCGCAATCTATAGGACCCCGGAATCCCTGCTCTATTGGGTGGATCGCATGAGAGAAGACCGTCTCATACCTTCTTGGTAA